In one Bacteroidota bacterium genomic region, the following are encoded:
- a CDS encoding response regulator, whose translation MPKKIIMCVDDEQVVLTSLIGQLNNTFGNRYLYEGFTSAEEAEEYIDELYAEGQTVDLIICDWLMPRVKGDEFMVNVHKRFPHVQMIMLSGQADQASVERAKAEARLYKFVAKPWDKAELMAEIERLIAKPLN comes from the coding sequence ATGCCGAAGAAAATTATCATGTGTGTAGACGATGAGCAGGTAGTGCTTACCAGCCTCATTGGCCAGCTGAACAATACATTCGGGAATAGATATCTGTACGAAGGCTTTACGAGTGCTGAGGAGGCCGAAGAGTACATTGATGAGCTGTATGCCGAGGGGCAAACCGTAGACCTGATAATATGCGACTGGCTGATGCCCCGCGTGAAGGGGGATGAATTTATGGTCAACGTGCATAAGCGTTTCCCCCACGTGCAGATGATTATGCTGAGCGGCCAGGCAGACCAGGCCAGTGTGGAGCGTGCCAAAGCCGAGGCCAGGCTCTACAAGTTTGTAGCCAAGCCCTGGGATAAGGCGGAGCTGATGGCCGAAATAGAACGACTGATAGCCAAGCCCCTGAACTAA
- a CDS encoding thioredoxin family protein — protein sequence MKKTGVVKKRFLTLSMLLLLACGKLQATVPDRIVFEPASLTQAIQAASHQGKYVFIDVRAPWCAPCKAMEERVFTEASVSGFWQQHFVSLQVDIEQTEDAALLAQFDYYQTSLPALLFFDPQGELVHVAKGYQSASELLGQARLAIDPSQHPATYRRRYEAGERSPYFLADYVRKLKSMDDPRLASVQGELLQQLPEDQYFDSKLQQAVYAQTDKLDAPHVQYLCQNMAAYNARYGAGQAEAILYLPWRDAYVQALLAQDDAQLETARNRARQIFGPLAPDRIAEVDQQLGSYQQQP from the coding sequence GTGAAAAAAACGGGCGTGGTCAAAAAGCGGTTCCTGACCCTCAGTATGCTACTGCTGCTGGCGTGCGGGAAGCTACAGGCTACCGTGCCCGACCGGATCGTATTTGAGCCTGCAAGCCTGACACAGGCTATACAGGCTGCCAGCCACCAGGGTAAATACGTGTTTATAGATGTGCGGGCACCCTGGTGCGCGCCCTGCAAGGCTATGGAAGAACGGGTGTTTACCGAGGCATCGGTGTCCGGCTTCTGGCAGCAGCACTTCGTAAGCCTGCAGGTGGATATAGAGCAGACGGAAGATGCGGCCCTGTTGGCACAGTTCGACTACTATCAGACTAGCCTGCCAGCCCTACTCTTCTTCGACCCCCAGGGCGAGCTGGTGCATGTGGCGAAGGGCTACCAGTCGGCCAGCGAGCTGCTAGGCCAGGCACGCCTGGCCATCGACCCCAGTCAGCATCCCGCTACCTACCGTAGGCGCTACGAGGCTGGGGAGCGCAGCCCCTACTTCCTGGCCGACTATGTGCGGAAGCTGAAATCCATGGACGACCCCCGCTTAGCGAGCGTACAGGGAGAGCTGCTGCAGCAGCTGCCTGAAGATCAGTACTTTGACAGCAAGCTACAGCAGGCAGTATATGCCCAAACGGACAAGCTGGATGCCCCCCATGTACAATACCTCTGCCAAAACATGGCGGCGTATAATGCCCGCTACGGTGCGGGCCAGGCCGAGGCGATCCTGTACCTCCCCTGGCGGGATGCGTACGTGCAGGCCCTGCTTGCCCAGGATGACGCGCAGCTGGAAACAGCCCGAAATCGGGCACGGCAAATCTTTGGCCCACTTGCCCCGGACCGAATCGCAGAGGTAGACCAGCAGCTGGGCAGCTACCAGCAGCAGCCATAA
- the pth gene encoding aminoacyl-tRNA hydrolase produces the protein MKFLIVGLGNPGIEYVHTRHNVGWLALDALAGDAAWEDKRYAWRSQVKYKGRTLVLIKPTTYMNLSGKAVQYWLTQEKIAKQHMLVITDDLSLQFGKVRLRGKGSAGGHNGLKDIEAVLQTQEYARLRVGIGDQYAPGKQVDYVLGEFGPNEKPHLPELLGTCADAARAFSFMPLEQVMSQYNGNAVLATGPGPA, from the coding sequence ATGAAGTTTCTGATCGTAGGGCTCGGAAATCCCGGAATAGAATACGTCCACACCCGCCACAATGTAGGCTGGCTGGCGCTGGATGCCCTGGCTGGAGATGCGGCCTGGGAAGACAAGCGCTATGCCTGGCGTAGCCAGGTCAAGTACAAAGGCCGGACACTTGTACTCATCAAACCCACTACCTACATGAACCTGAGTGGCAAGGCTGTGCAATACTGGCTTACACAAGAAAAGATAGCCAAACAGCATATGCTGGTGATTACCGACGATCTTTCGCTCCAGTTCGGCAAAGTGCGCCTGCGGGGCAAGGGCTCAGCCGGAGGGCACAATGGCCTGAAAGACATAGAAGCGGTGCTACAGACCCAGGAGTACGCACGCCTGCGGGTGGGCATTGGCGACCAGTATGCACCGGGCAAGCAAGTAGACTATGTGCTGGGCGAATTTGGCCCAAACGAAAAGCCGCATCTGCCCGAACTGCTGGGCACCTGTGCCGACGCTGCCAGGGCCTTCTCCTTTATGCCCCTGGAGCAGGTGATGAGCCAATACAACGGCAACGCCGTGCTGGCTACCGGCCCCGGCCCTGCCTGA
- a CDS encoding glycosyltransferase family 2 protein, producing the protein MPKPALLALVLPCYNEQDTLPQMTAALLDLCDRLATQGLILPASYLLLVDDGSTDDSWATMQALHARLPQQVKALRLSRNFGQQSALLAGMQHARADVVVTLDADGQDDPEAIVHMLQLYYEGYEVVYGVRASRRTDTRVKRVPAKSYYRLLRMLGIRIIYNHAEYRLVSARVLRALDEYTEVNLFLRGIFPEMGFRAGLVYYPRMKRMQGSSKYNLARLWRLAMDGITSFSTAPLRVVTVAGLLTFVLTFVLSGYALYSYLRLDTVPGWASTVLPIYFIGGVQLISIGIMGEYLAKIYMETKRRPRYLVEEQLD; encoded by the coding sequence ATGCCCAAACCCGCCCTGCTAGCCCTGGTGCTGCCCTGCTACAATGAGCAGGATACGCTGCCCCAAATGACAGCGGCGCTACTAGACCTCTGTGACCGGCTGGCTACACAGGGCCTGATACTACCTGCCAGCTACCTGCTGCTGGTAGACGACGGCAGCACCGATGACAGCTGGGCTACCATGCAGGCGCTGCATGCCCGCCTGCCCCAGCAGGTAAAGGCCCTGCGCCTGAGCCGAAACTTCGGCCAGCAGTCAGCACTCCTGGCCGGTATGCAGCACGCCCGGGCCGATGTGGTGGTAACCCTGGATGCAGACGGACAGGATGACCCCGAGGCCATTGTGCACATGCTGCAGCTGTACTACGAGGGCTATGAGGTGGTGTATGGCGTGCGGGCCAGCCGCCGCACCGATACCCGGGTGAAGCGGGTGCCTGCCAAGAGCTACTACCGCCTGCTGCGTATGCTGGGTATCCGCATTATCTACAACCATGCCGAGTACAGGCTGGTGAGCGCACGCGTGCTGCGGGCCCTGGATGAATACACAGAGGTGAACCTGTTTCTGCGGGGTATTTTTCCGGAGATGGGCTTCCGGGCGGGCCTGGTGTATTACCCGCGCATGAAGCGCATGCAGGGCAGTAGTAAGTACAACCTGGCCCGGCTGTGGCGCCTGGCTATGGATGGCATTACCAGCTTCAGCACTGCACCGCTGCGCGTAGTAACGGTAGCGGGCTTGCTCACCTTTGTGCTCACCTTTGTGCTAAGTGGCTACGCACTGTACAGCTACCTGCGGCTGGATACGGTGCCTGGCTGGGCCAGCACCGTGCTCCCTATCTACTTTATAGGCGGCGTTCAGCTCATCTCCATCGGCATCATGGGCGAGTACCTGGCCAAGATATACATGG